Proteins encoded within one genomic window of Tamandua tetradactyla isolate mTamTet1 chromosome 11, mTamTet1.pri, whole genome shotgun sequence:
- the TLE5 gene encoding TLE family member 5 — translation MMFPQSRHSGSSHLPQQLKFTTSDSCDRIKDEFQLLQAQYHSLKLECDKLASEKSEMQRHYVMYYEMSYGLNIEMHKQAEIVKRLNGICAQVLPYLSQEHQQQVLGAIERAKQVTAPELNSIIRQQLQAHQLSQLQALALPLTPLPVGLQPPSLPAVNTSTGLLSLSALGSQAHLSKEDKNGHDGDTHQEDDGEKSD, via the exons ATGATGTTTCCACAAAGCAGGCATTCG GGCTCTTCGCACCTACCCCAGCAACTCAAATTCACCACTTCGGACTCCTGCGACCGCATCAAAGATGAGTTCCAGCTGCTGCAGGCCCAGTACCACAG CCTGAAACTCGAATGTGACAAGCTGGCCAGCGAGAAGTCGGAGATGCAGCGCCACTATGTGATG TACTACGAGATGTCCTACGGCTTGAACATCGAGATGCACAAACAG GCGGAAATCGTCAAGAGGCTGAATGGGATTTGTGCCCAGGTCCTGCCTTACCTTTCCCAAGAG CACCAGCAGCAGGTTTTGGGAGCCATTGAGAGAGCTAAGCAGGTGACGGCTCCCGAGCTGAACTCCATCATCCGA CAGCAGCTCCAAGCCCACCAGCTGTCCCAGCTGCAGGCCCTGGCTTTGCCCCTGACCCCGCTGCCAGTGGGGCTGCAGCCGCCTTCGCTGCCGGCCGTCAACACAAGCACAGGCCTCCTGTCACTCTCCGCCCTGGGGTCCCAGGCCCACCTCTCCAAGGAAGATAAGAACGGGCACGATGGTGACACCCACCAGGAGGATGATGGGGAGAAGTCGGATTAG